The following are encoded in a window of Francisella tularensis subsp. tularensis genomic DNA:
- a CDS encoding CTP synthase: MNSNTKIIFVTGGVVSSLGKGVTAASLATLLESRGLNVTMMKLDPYINVDPGTMSPLQHGEVFVTEDGAETDLDLGHYERFIRNKMTQANNFTTGKVYQSVLRRERKGDYLGATIQVIPHITDEIKRRICSGIADDVDVAIVEIGGTVGDIESQPFLEAIRQLRIELGRNRTLFVHLTLLPYIKVAGEIKTKPTQHSVKELRGIGIQADVLVCRCEKKFDDSEKRKIALFTNVDQDCIFTAEDVDTIYEVPLKYNQQGFDAKLVELLNLNAKEADLSEWQNVVNTIRDVKGEVTIAMVGKYVSLTEAYKSLNEALYNAGYKKGVKVKIKFVDSEDVNENNVESYFKDVAAILVPGGFGSRGVEGKIISIKYARENQIPFLGICLGMQLAVIEYARNILGIKDAHSSELEPTTANPVIGLITEWQAEDGTVHQRTHSSDLGGTMRLGGYKCVLKQGSRAREIYQADEVVERHRHRYEVNSNYVERLEEAGLIFSGRSEDNKLMELIEIPQHKWFIACQAHPEFTSTPRYGHKLFESYIQAAIENSNN, encoded by the coding sequence ATGAATTCTAACACTAAAATTATTTTCGTCACAGGTGGGGTAGTATCATCACTTGGTAAGGGTGTAACTGCGGCATCTTTGGCTACTCTCTTAGAAAGTCGTGGTCTTAATGTAACAATGATGAAGCTTGATCCATACATCAATGTTGATCCAGGGACTATGAGTCCATTGCAACATGGTGAAGTTTTTGTAACCGAAGATGGCGCAGAGACTGATCTTGATTTGGGTCATTATGAGCGCTTTATCCGCAATAAGATGACTCAAGCAAATAACTTCACAACCGGTAAAGTATACCAGAGTGTGTTAAGAAGAGAGCGTAAGGGTGATTATCTAGGTGCTACTATCCAGGTGATTCCACATATCACTGATGAGATCAAAAGGCGTATTTGTAGTGGTATTGCTGATGATGTTGATGTTGCGATTGTTGAGATTGGTGGTACTGTTGGTGATATCGAGTCACAACCATTTTTAGAAGCAATTAGACAACTAAGAATAGAGTTAGGTAGAAATAGAACATTATTTGTGCATTTAACTCTTTTACCTTATATAAAAGTTGCTGGTGAGATTAAGACAAAACCAACACAGCACTCTGTCAAGGAGTTAAGAGGTATCGGAATTCAAGCTGATGTACTAGTTTGTCGTTGCGAGAAAAAATTTGATGATAGTGAAAAGCGTAAAATAGCACTTTTTACTAATGTTGATCAGGATTGTATATTTACAGCAGAAGATGTTGATACGATTTATGAAGTGCCACTTAAGTACAACCAGCAAGGTTTTGATGCAAAGCTTGTTGAACTTTTAAACCTAAATGCTAAAGAAGCTGATCTATCCGAATGGCAAAATGTTGTAAATACTATTAGAGATGTCAAAGGTGAAGTCACTATTGCGATGGTTGGTAAGTATGTTTCATTAACAGAAGCGTATAAGTCGCTAAATGAGGCATTGTATAATGCGGGTTATAAAAAAGGCGTTAAAGTAAAAATAAAATTTGTTGATTCAGAAGATGTTAACGAGAATAATGTTGAGTCGTACTTCAAAGATGTTGCTGCTATTTTAGTACCAGGGGGGTTTGGTAGTAGAGGTGTTGAAGGTAAGATAATCTCAATAAAATATGCTCGAGAAAATCAGATTCCTTTCTTGGGGATATGTCTAGGAATGCAGTTAGCTGTTATCGAATACGCTAGAAATATTCTAGGTATAAAGGACGCTCATTCTAGTGAACTAGAGCCAACGACAGCAAATCCAGTAATTGGATTAATAACAGAATGGCAAGCAGAAGATGGTACTGTTCATCAAAGAACACATAGTTCTGATCTCGGTGGGACAATGCGTCTAGGTGGATATAAGTGTGTCTTAAAACAAGGCTCGCGCGCTAGAGAAATATACCAAGCTGATGAAGTGGTTGAAAGACATCGTCACCGCTACGAGGTAAATAGTAATTATGTTGAGCGCCTTGAGGAAGCAGGTTTGATTTTCTCAGGAAGATCTGAAGATAATAAATTGATGGAGCTTATCGAAATTCCTCAGCATAAATGGTTTATAGCATGTCAGGCGCATCCAGAGTTTACTTCTACACCAAGATATGGACATAAATTGTTTGAATCTTATATCCAAGCAGCTATCGAAAATTCTAATAATTAG
- the ndk gene encoding nucleoside-diphosphate kinase, whose product MTKQRTLSIIKPDAVEKNVIGEIYSRFEKAGLRIIAAKMKHLSKAEAERFYAVHKDRPFFSALVEFMISGPVMIQVLEGENAIAKNRELMGATNPKEAKAGTIRADFADSIDANAVHGSDAEDTAAQEIRYFFSDTEIFG is encoded by the coding sequence ATGACTAAACAAAGAACTTTATCTATAATTAAGCCAGATGCTGTAGAGAAAAATGTAATTGGTGAGATCTATAGCCGTTTTGAGAAAGCAGGATTAAGAATTATTGCAGCTAAAATGAAGCATTTGTCAAAAGCAGAAGCTGAAAGATTTTATGCAGTACATAAAGATAGACCTTTTTTTAGTGCGCTTGTTGAGTTTATGATTTCAGGTCCTGTGATGATACAAGTTTTAGAAGGTGAAAATGCAATAGCAAAAAACCGTGAGTTAATGGGTGCAACAAACCCTAAAGAAGCTAAAGCAGGCACTATTAGAGCCGATTTTGCTGATAGTATCGATGCAAATGCTGTCCATGGCTCAGATGCAGAAGATACAGCAGCACAAGAGATAAGATATTTCTTTAGTGATACTGAGATTTTCGGCTAA
- the accD gene encoding acetyl-CoA carboxylase, carboxyltransferase subunit beta, whose protein sequence is MSWLTRVIGRSLGLEAQKKDMPSGVWSQCPNCGVTLYSEELHNNKSVCPSCNYHYRISARNRLNLFFDRDSMQEHFANVSPVDMLKFKDTKTYKDRLAQAQKKTEEQDALVVMEGTVKGFPVVAAAFNFMFLGGSMGSVVGEKFVRGVKLAIEKKVPFICFTASGGARMQESLFSLMQMAKTSAALQKLAEAKLPYLVVLTDPTTGGVSASLAMLGDIHIAEPKALIGFAGPRVIEQTVREKLPEGFQRSEFLVEKGMVDMIVDRRNLRGEVAKLIDKLMPNLTKINYSQPLEYKSEQQA, encoded by the coding sequence ATGAGTTGGTTAACTAGAGTAATTGGTAGAAGTCTTGGTTTAGAAGCGCAGAAAAAAGATATGCCATCTGGAGTTTGGAGTCAGTGTCCTAATTGTGGTGTAACTCTATATTCAGAAGAGCTACATAACAATAAGTCAGTATGTCCAAGCTGTAATTACCACTATAGAATTTCTGCTAGAAATAGACTAAACCTATTCTTTGATAGAGATAGTATGCAAGAGCATTTTGCAAATGTATCGCCTGTTGATATGCTTAAGTTTAAAGATACAAAAACTTATAAGGATAGATTAGCTCAGGCACAGAAAAAAACTGAAGAGCAAGATGCTTTAGTGGTAATGGAAGGAACAGTTAAAGGATTTCCTGTAGTTGCAGCAGCATTTAACTTTATGTTCTTAGGTGGTTCTATGGGTTCTGTAGTGGGTGAGAAGTTTGTTAGAGGTGTCAAGCTTGCTATTGAGAAAAAAGTGCCATTTATCTGCTTTACAGCAAGTGGTGGTGCTAGAATGCAGGAATCATTGTTCTCACTAATGCAGATGGCAAAAACTAGCGCAGCTTTACAAAAATTAGCAGAAGCTAAACTACCATACTTGGTAGTTTTGACAGACCCAACAACCGGTGGTGTATCTGCTTCGCTTGCTATGCTGGGTGATATCCATATCGCGGAGCCAAAAGCTTTGATTGGATTTGCTGGTCCTAGAGTAATCGAGCAAACTGTAAGAGAAAAATTACCAGAAGGTTTCCAAAGAAGTGAATTTTTAGTAGAGAAAGGTATGGTTGATATGATCGTTGATCGTAGAAACTTAAGAGGTGAAGTCGCTAAATTAATAGACAAACTAATGCCTAATCTCACTAAAATAAACTACTCTCAACCTTTAGAGTATAAGTCTGAACAACAAGCTTAA
- a CDS encoding bifunctional folylpolyglutamate synthase/dihydrofolate synthase, producing MSVEIKIAKLMAKPDALYCDLLDLSLILSRFNFAKKFKVITIAGTNGKGTTVAMLEELLVTNNKNVLSHTSPHVFKFNERISLNKQPICDSVLLEILERLEELAPEYRLSYYQIAFLCLCIYSQRVELDYLILEVGIGGRLDAANIIDADITAITNIDFDHCEILGDTLDKIGFEKAGISRPQVPLFLGSQMPQSVYEYAQTIGAVIYQNSYEYSSRQCFTHSYNIAMGIAEYLFYRMQISYIPNLEDIRARARFATLKNDSLNNSYVVVDVAHNPASVRHLFELLESKFAGKNIRYEAIFGILATKDIREVLNIAKQHVYKWDVIDLKYLDSRAADLEKIKQEFKLQQIIRVDYNKDLSSVYLAKKDTLTVVFGSFVLAGEFIRHYEKYTSK from the coding sequence ATGAGCGTCGAAATTAAAATAGCTAAATTAATGGCTAAGCCTGATGCTCTCTATTGCGATCTTCTTGATTTATCACTAATTCTTAGTAGATTTAATTTTGCTAAAAAGTTTAAAGTCATAACTATAGCTGGTACTAATGGTAAAGGTACGACAGTAGCTATGTTAGAAGAGCTTTTAGTAACTAATAATAAGAATGTTTTAAGTCACACTTCACCACACGTTTTTAAATTTAATGAAAGAATATCATTAAACAAACAGCCAATATGTGATAGTGTTCTTTTGGAGATTTTAGAAAGATTAGAAGAATTGGCTCCTGAATATCGTCTCTCATATTATCAAATTGCTTTTTTATGCCTTTGTATCTATTCGCAAAGAGTTGAGCTTGATTATCTAATTTTAGAAGTTGGTATTGGTGGTAGATTGGATGCAGCAAATATAATTGATGCTGATATAACAGCTATTACAAATATTGACTTTGATCATTGTGAGATATTAGGTGATACTCTTGATAAAATAGGTTTTGAGAAAGCTGGAATATCAAGGCCACAAGTTCCACTTTTTCTAGGTTCACAAATGCCGCAGAGTGTCTATGAATATGCACAAACGATAGGGGCAGTTATTTATCAAAATAGTTATGAGTATAGCTCAAGACAGTGTTTTACTCATAGTTATAATATAGCCATGGGGATAGCAGAATATCTTTTTTATAGGATGCAGATATCATATATCCCAAATCTTGAGGATATAAGAGCAAGAGCAAGGTTTGCGACTCTTAAGAATGATTCGCTAAATAACAGTTATGTTGTTGTTGATGTTGCTCATAATCCTGCTTCAGTCAGACATTTATTTGAGCTATTAGAGAGCAAATTTGCAGGCAAAAATATTCGCTATGAGGCAATATTTGGTATCTTAGCAACCAAAGATATACGCGAAGTACTTAATATAGCTAAACAGCATGTCTATAAGTGGGATGTCATAGATCTTAAATATCTCGACTCAAGAGCAGCTGATCTTGAAAAGATAAAACAAGAATTTAAATTACAACAGATAATTCGTGTAGATTATAACAAAGATTTAAGCAGTGTTTATCTAGCAAAAAAAGATACTCTTACGGTAGTGTTTGGATCTTTTGTATTAGCAGGAGAATTTATAAGACATTATGAAAAGTATACTAGTAAATGA
- the tsaE gene encoding tRNA (adenosine(37)-N6)-threonylcarbamoyltransferase complex ATPase subunit type 1 TsaE: MKSILVNDEEQMYQLAKEYSQQLKPGQIIYLYGDLGAGKTTFVKGILNALGYTGNVKSPTYTLVESYEFDKFDIYHFDLYRLADPEELEWIGARDYFNQKDICFIEWPEKGKGFLPLNTTKVHIKYLAQGRQVDFY, translated from the coding sequence ATGAAAAGTATACTAGTAAATGATGAAGAGCAAATGTATCAACTTGCCAAAGAGTATTCTCAACAGCTAAAGCCTGGTCAGATTATCTATTTGTATGGTGATTTAGGTGCGGGTAAAACTACGTTTGTCAAAGGTATACTCAATGCACTTGGTTATACTGGTAACGTTAAAAGTCCCACTTATACTCTAGTTGAGAGTTATGAGTTTGACAAATTTGATATTTATCATTTTGACTTATATAGGTTGGCTGACCCAGAAGAGTTAGAATGGATAGGTGCACGTGATTATTTCAATCAAAAAGATATTTGTTTTATTGAGTGGCCTGAGAAAGGTAAAGGTTTTTTACCATTAAATACCACTAAGGTACATATAAAATATCTAGCTCAAGGTAGACAAGTAGATTTTTACTAA
- a CDS encoding tetratricopeptide repeat protein, translating to MKAKFIIAFLSILFFSSSYATLEQCYKDGVNQDYEKVLESCKPYLKTDARATGLLAEANIQLDSSDKLALEDALWAVNFYQKNGAPKDPEGARSYSYLVYLIGELYFFGSDDIKVDQKKGIEYIIKSANLGYDIAQNQLGNLYVRAGKVPGPNFAKAYKWYKLAIANGSLDARNAYLMNNERSFIENYPYCISIGRALIGDTYLNGLAGLPKSPDFAIQWYQKAYELDHISPVETGLARAYMAKGDKKLAYKYAREAIQQPYAPAFVVIADLTDNKVAKYAYLAEAVELYKNPALKFWSQFNEYCMPDISDNGLKQAQRNLAKIKLSKQELELATKEQQSLRNSWQQNAVTSK from the coding sequence ATGAAAGCTAAATTTATAATTGCTTTTTTATCAATATTGTTTTTTAGTTCATCATATGCAACTTTGGAGCAATGTTATAAAGATGGTGTAAATCAAGATTATGAGAAAGTTTTGGAGTCTTGTAAACCATACTTGAAAACTGATGCACGTGCCACTGGTCTTCTAGCAGAGGCAAATATTCAGCTTGATTCAAGTGATAAATTAGCTCTAGAGGATGCGTTATGGGCAGTAAATTTTTATCAAAAAAATGGTGCTCCAAAAGATCCAGAAGGTGCTAGATCGTATTCTTATTTAGTATATCTGATTGGTGAGTTATATTTCTTTGGTTCTGACGATATTAAGGTAGATCAAAAAAAAGGTATAGAATATATTATAAAATCAGCTAATTTGGGCTATGATATTGCACAAAATCAGTTAGGAAACCTCTACGTCAGAGCAGGAAAAGTTCCTGGCCCAAATTTTGCTAAGGCTTATAAATGGTATAAGTTAGCTATTGCTAATGGTAGTCTAGATGCACGTAATGCTTACCTGATGAATAATGAAAGAAGCTTTATAGAAAACTATCCATACTGTATATCGATTGGTAGAGCGCTAATTGGCGATACATATTTAAATGGTTTGGCAGGTTTACCAAAGAGCCCTGATTTTGCAATTCAATGGTATCAAAAAGCATACGAGCTAGATCATATATCTCCTGTAGAAACTGGCCTAGCAAGAGCATATATGGCAAAAGGAGATAAAAAGCTTGCTTATAAGTATGCGCGTGAAGCAATACAACAGCCATATGCCCCAGCATTTGTTGTAATTGCAGATTTAACTGATAACAAAGTGGCTAAATATGCATATCTAGCGGAAGCTGTCGAATTGTATAAAAATCCAGCACTTAAATTCTGGAGTCAGTTTAATGAGTATTGTATGCCAGATATTTCTGATAATGGTCTGAAGCAAGCGCAGCGAAATCTTGCTAAAATTAAATTATCAAAGCAAGAGTTAGAATTAGCTACCAAAGAGCAGCAAAGTTTGAGAAATAGCTGGCAACAAAATGCGGTGACTTCTAAATAG
- the murJ gene encoding murein biosynthesis integral membrane protein MurJ, whose translation MQKFFSNSLIVSIFLFLSKLLGFVRDLLLASFFGSGAALQAFLVAFRFPEFIRKVTSSGTLTQIINPYLNGSINQRNNKFIITILYFIALFLLIVTFLAIVFSNIWVGIYAYGFVDETSVLVLVKSMFVIMIPYVLFNGVMGVISAILNSYSKYVVSSLLPIVLNVVMIIGVDISPRFNVPIYSVAYAVLLAGIIQVSIGGYSLIKLIGKISFSRDIFLVKDSRAKIFLRKLPSAFLGTAILQINGLVETFFASFLLSGSLAWLYYADRVNQFLYGVFGTAIATVMIPYLIDCKRDKQQFFKTTLAAIIRFTLLVTIPAIVGLFVLAKPIVISLFYYGKFSLNDVDFTYLAMLGYLMSLFCFVVVRVIVSALYAQNKTTIVFYISLVSLITTICLDIFIVHFFSGDKYAFVYLALASSSVALLNLFIQLWVLCDFSFKLFIVTYLHFMTIVKIIIASTTMVLVLKLFNLSDSYWITLSMFGRLKSIALIVFIGVCVYLVTILLLVGIKPLKTLE comes from the coding sequence ATGCAAAAATTCTTCTCAAATAGTTTAATCGTTTCTATCTTTTTGTTTTTATCAAAACTTCTTGGCTTTGTTAGGGATTTATTATTAGCAAGCTTTTTTGGCAGCGGAGCTGCTTTGCAGGCATTTTTAGTGGCTTTTAGATTTCCTGAGTTTATCCGTAAGGTAACCTCTTCAGGAACACTAACACAGATTATAAACCCATATCTAAATGGTAGCATTAATCAAAGAAATAACAAATTCATTATAACGATCTTATATTTTATAGCTTTGTTTTTGCTTATTGTTACGTTCTTGGCGATAGTATTTAGTAATATTTGGGTTGGTATTTATGCTTATGGTTTTGTTGATGAAACTAGTGTTTTAGTATTGGTAAAAAGCATGTTTGTAATAATGATACCGTATGTGCTTTTTAATGGTGTAATGGGTGTGATATCAGCAATTTTAAATAGCTATAGTAAATATGTTGTATCATCATTATTGCCAATAGTTCTAAATGTGGTGATGATTATTGGTGTGGATATATCTCCAAGATTTAATGTACCTATATATAGTGTTGCGTATGCTGTTTTGTTAGCTGGTATTATTCAGGTAAGCATAGGTGGTTATAGCCTTATAAAATTAATCGGTAAAATTAGCTTTAGTAGAGATATTTTTTTAGTAAAAGATAGTCGGGCAAAGATCTTTCTGCGTAAACTTCCTTCAGCTTTTCTTGGTACAGCAATATTACAGATTAATGGACTTGTTGAGACATTCTTTGCATCATTTTTACTCTCAGGAAGTCTAGCATGGCTGTATTATGCTGATAGAGTCAATCAATTTTTGTATGGAGTTTTTGGTACAGCAATTGCTACGGTGATGATTCCATATTTAATTGATTGTAAAAGAGATAAACAGCAATTCTTTAAGACGACTTTAGCGGCAATTATAAGATTTACACTGTTAGTGACAATCCCTGCTATAGTTGGTTTATTTGTGCTAGCAAAGCCTATAGTTATTTCGTTATTTTACTATGGTAAATTTAGTTTAAATGACGTTGATTTTACTTATTTAGCAATGCTTGGATATTTAATGTCGTTATTTTGTTTTGTAGTAGTTAGAGTTATTGTTTCGGCACTTTATGCACAAAATAAGACAACAATAGTTTTCTATATAAGTTTAGTATCTTTGATAACTACTATATGCTTAGATATATTTATTGTACATTTTTTTAGTGGTGATAAATATGCTTTTGTATATTTAGCATTAGCTAGCTCATCAGTAGCATTATTAAATTTATTTATCCAGCTGTGGGTGCTTTGTGATTTTAGTTTTAAACTATTTATAGTTACTTATTTACATTTTATGACGATTGTCAAGATTATCATTGCCAGCACTACTATGGTTTTGGTATTAAAATTATTTAATCTAAGTGATAGTTATTGGATTACATTATCAATGTTTGGTAGACTCAAGAGTATAGCTTTGATAGTGTTTATAGGAGTATGTGTTTACCTAGTGACTATACTGCTATTAGTGGGGATCAAGCCGCTAAAAACACTAGAATGA
- the gshA gene encoding glutamate--cysteine ligase, producing MYDFKKINNLRGIERETLRVTDCGNLATSNHPDGLGHKLTNNSITVDFSENLLELITKPHDSIDKAIGELYQLSAFTLDNMHSDEIILNTSMPLSANDNDIQEADFGSSNSGRMKRVYRKGLSARYGKIMQIISGIHYNFSFDKDLISNIATNKQVSISDIYFDVLNNYFEFMWLLPYLFGASPICAKTSVKNKPDYLSVLDDKFYVGEYATSLRMSDLGYTSPAQKDLAISYDNVKAYVKDLIQATDDTFADYKRIGLYNSQGQRIQLNDSILQIENEYYSAIRPKQIAKRGERPACALYNRGVEYVEVRVLDVDPFEPVGISKDTALFVEVMLMTCLDKDAKKYHKDIIKQAKQNLTAVAIQGRNPQLKLKKLDDDSEILLKDYALELFDEIEAVAKKMPKEYLDAVEIQKRKVLDISQTPSAKIIELARQHGYKKFILDISRQVSQQFRSYELPAAIVAKLKDQAGQSVAAEKELVANDKISLDEYINRYYESSKGCC from the coding sequence ATGTACGATTTCAAAAAAATAAATAACCTACGCGGGATAGAAAGAGAAACTTTAAGAGTTACTGATTGTGGTAATCTAGCAACTTCTAATCACCCTGATGGTTTAGGACATAAGTTGACTAATAATAGTATTACCGTTGATTTCTCTGAAAATTTGCTTGAGCTGATAACTAAACCGCATGATAGTATAGATAAAGCAATCGGTGAGCTATATCAACTTTCGGCATTTACTTTGGATAATATGCACAGTGATGAAATTATCCTTAATACTAGTATGCCACTATCTGCTAACGATAATGATATACAGGAAGCAGATTTTGGGAGCTCAAATTCGGGGCGAATGAAGCGTGTTTACCGTAAAGGGCTATCTGCGCGATATGGTAAAATTATGCAGATAATTTCCGGGATACATTATAATTTTTCTTTTGATAAAGACTTAATTAGTAATATTGCTACTAACAAGCAAGTATCAATATCAGATATTTATTTTGATGTGCTTAATAACTATTTTGAGTTTATGTGGCTTTTACCGTATCTTTTTGGCGCTAGTCCTATATGTGCTAAGACTTCTGTTAAAAATAAACCTGATTATTTATCAGTTTTAGATGATAAGTTTTATGTTGGTGAATACGCTACAAGCTTGAGAATGAGTGACCTTGGCTACACAAGTCCCGCACAAAAAGATTTAGCAATATCATATGATAACGTTAAGGCATATGTTAAAGATTTAATTCAAGCAACTGATGATACTTTTGCTGATTATAAGCGTATAGGCCTTTATAATTCTCAAGGGCAAAGAATACAGTTAAATGATAGTATTTTACAGATAGAAAATGAATATTACAGCGCAATTAGACCTAAGCAAATTGCTAAAAGAGGAGAGAGACCTGCTTGTGCATTATATAACCGTGGTGTTGAGTATGTTGAGGTTAGAGTTCTTGATGTCGATCCATTTGAGCCGGTGGGTATAAGCAAAGATACAGCGCTTTTTGTTGAGGTGATGTTGATGACTTGTCTAGACAAAGATGCTAAAAAATATCATAAAGATATTATCAAACAGGCAAAACAAAATTTAACTGCAGTTGCAATACAGGGACGTAATCCACAACTTAAGCTTAAAAAGCTTGATGATGATAGTGAAATACTTTTAAAAGATTATGCTTTAGAATTGTTTGATGAAATTGAGGCTGTAGCTAAGAAAATGCCTAAAGAATACTTAGATGCTGTTGAAATTCAAAAGCGCAAAGTATTAGATATATCGCAAACACCTTCAGCTAAAATAATAGAATTAGCTAGACAACATGGTTATAAAAAATTTATCTTAGATATATCTCGCCAAGTATCACAACAATTCAGAAGTTATGAGCTTCCAGCAGCAATTGTAGCTAAATTAAAAGACCAAGCTGGCCAATCTGTTGCTGCAGAAAAAGAATTAGTTGCTAATGATAAAATTTCCTTAGATGAATATATCAATAGATATTATGAATCTTCAAAGGGTTGTTGTTAG
- the rpmE gene encoding 50S ribosomal protein L31, with amino-acid sequence MRQEIHPKYTEVTVTCSCGNTFVTRSTAGKKEMNIDICSECHPFYTGKQRIVDTAGRVDKFKKRFGGMKKI; translated from the coding sequence ATGAGACAAGAAATTCACCCTAAATATACAGAAGTAACTGTAACTTGTAGCTGTGGCAATACTTTCGTTACAAGATCAACAGCTGGAAAAAAAGAAATGAACATCGATATCTGTTCAGAATGTCACCCATTCTATACTGGTAAGCAAAGAATCGTTGACACTGCTGGACGTGTTGATAAGTTCAAGAAGAGATTTGGCGGCATGAAAAAAATATAA
- a CDS encoding ferredoxin--NADP reductase, translating to MALEKFELELVSFKDITDKVRHFVFKRTDGKPLDFIAGQFITFLLTDEDGNIKRRSYSLGSLPADNMLLEIGMTYVEGGIATDTFFNMKVGDTAAAMGPAGRLVLKKDEEIRKLILVGTGTGIVPYRAMFPELLEKADNTEIHILLGVQYRKDALYQDDFIEFAKKHHNIHFKLCLSRETQDLRDYEISGYVQNQFDKIGLDPEKDVVYVCGNPNMIDESYEMLTQAGFNAKNVRREKYISSN from the coding sequence ATGGCACTAGAAAAATTTGAACTTGAATTAGTATCTTTTAAAGATATTACTGATAAGGTTAGACACTTTGTTTTCAAAAGAACAGATGGTAAGCCTCTTGATTTTATTGCGGGACAATTTATTACGTTTCTGCTCACAGATGAAGATGGTAATATAAAGCGTAGAAGCTACAGTTTAGGATCATTACCTGCTGATAATATGCTTTTAGAGATAGGTATGACTTATGTTGAGGGCGGTATCGCCACAGATACTTTTTTTAATATGAAAGTTGGTGATACAGCAGCTGCGATGGGACCAGCTGGTAGATTAGTACTAAAAAAAGATGAAGAAATCAGAAAACTAATTTTAGTTGGTACTGGTACTGGTATTGTTCCATACAGAGCGATGTTCCCAGAACTACTAGAAAAAGCTGATAATACTGAGATACATATTCTTTTAGGTGTGCAATATCGTAAAGATGCACTTTATCAAGATGATTTTATTGAGTTTGCTAAAAAGCATCATAATATCCACTTTAAACTATGCCTAAGTAGAGAAACTCAAGATCTTAGAGATTATGAAATTTCAGGATATGTACAAAACCAATTTGATAAAATAGGTTTAGATCCAGAAAAAGATGTTGTCTATGTTTGTGGTAACCCAAATATGATAGATGAATCATATGAAATGCTTACACAAGCTGGCTTTAACGCCAAAAATGTTCGCCGCGAAAAGTATATTTCTTCGAATTAA
- a CDS encoding DUF4440 domain-containing protein, with protein sequence MKKIIIVIASMLIALTANATGDCSDKSFNDIKSKARQMEQAWDSADVEKVVSFYADDFIYMSGGKPYTTKNAVLKHYVDGFAANSSGKRDMGKLKLNYQYCRNLDQNYQLVILKFIWTSSDGKVASGHDLLVWHKDSKGDYEIIVDFPQ encoded by the coding sequence ATGAAGAAAATAATTATAGTAATAGCCTCTATGCTAATTGCTTTGACAGCAAATGCAACAGGGGATTGTAGTGACAAAAGTTTTAATGATATAAAAAGTAAGGCTAGACAAATGGAGCAAGCTTGGGATTCAGCTGATGTTGAAAAAGTAGTTTCGTTTTATGCTGATGATTTTATATACATGAGTGGTGGTAAGCCTTATACAACTAAAAATGCTGTACTAAAACATTATGTCGATGGATTTGCTGCAAACAGCTCTGGTAAGAGAGATATGGGTAAACTTAAGCTTAATTATCAATATTGTAGAAATCTTGATCAAAATTATCAGTTAGTCATACTAAAGTTTATTTGGACAAGTTCGGATGGTAAGGTTGCCTCAGGTCATGACTTACTTGTTTGGCATAAAGATAGTAAAGGTGATTATGAAATTATTGTAGATTTTCCACAGTAG